Proteins encoded by one window of Dioscorea cayenensis subsp. rotundata cultivar TDr96_F1 chromosome 20, TDr96_F1_v2_PseudoChromosome.rev07_lg8_w22 25.fasta, whole genome shotgun sequence:
- the LOC120251604 gene encoding LOW QUALITY PROTEIN: casein kinase 1-like protein HD16 (The sequence of the model RefSeq protein was modified relative to this genomic sequence to represent the inferred CDS: deleted 1 base in 1 codon), with amino-acid sequence MPELRSGSRRGRAQPNPVVQNERPAAGVNRRRRAPARGRQPAEEIVVVEPKEEVGLAEGVGEIGGIGGGEENREGVGERMDEFDSGAKSADKLPGGEDEGSTAPLPEKVQIGNSPIYKIERKLGKGGFGQVYVGQRISPTNANDRMTGPSAVEVALKFEHRSSKGCNYGPPYEWQVYNTLGGIHGVPRVHYKGRQGDYYVMVMDMLGPSLWDVWNNNSHTMSIEMVACIAIEAISILEKMHSKGYVHGDVKPENFLLGPPGTPEEKKLFLVDLGLATRWKDTSTGQHVEYDQRPDVFRGTVRYASVHAHLGRTGSRRDDLESLAYTLVFLLRGRLPWQGYQGENKGFLVCKKKMATSPDSLCCFCPQPFRQFVEYVVNLKFDEEPNYAKCISLFDGIVGPNPDIRPINTDGAQKLIYQVGQKRGRLMMEDEDDEQPKKKVRMGMPATQWISVYNARRPMKQRYHYNVADARLGQHIEKGNEDGLFISCVASCTNLWALIMDAGTGFTAQVYELSANFLHKEWIMEQWEKNYYISALAGANNGSSLVVMSKGTQYAQQSYKVSDSFPFKWINKKWREGFYVTAMATAGSRWGVVMSRNAGFTDQVVELDFLYPSEGIHRRWDGGYRITATAATWDQAAFVLSVPRRKPLDETQETLRTSAFPSQHVKEKWAKNLYIASVCYGRTVS; translated from the exons ATGCCGGAGCTGCGTAGTGGATCGCGCCGGGGCCGGGCTCAGCCGAATCCCGTAGTCCAGAACGAGAGGCCTGCCGCAGGGGTCAATAGGAGGAGGAGGGCGCCAGCGAGGGGGCGGCAGCCCGCGGAGGAGATTGTGGTCGTTGAGCCCAAGGAGGAGGTTGGGCTTGCTGAGGGCGTGGGGGAGATCGGTGGGATTGGTGGAGGGGAGGAGAATAGGGAAGGGGTCGGGGAGAGAATGGATGAGTTTGATAGCGGTGCGAAGAGCGCCGATAAACTCCCTGGTGGGGAGGATGAAGGAAGCACAGCTCCGCTCCCTGAGAAG GTTCAGATTGGCAATTCACCCATTTACAAGATTGAAAGGAAGCTAGGGAAAGGTGGTTTTGGACAAGTATATGTTGGTCAGCGAATTTCTCCTACTAATGCAAATGATAGGATGACTGGCCCCAGTGCTGTGGAG GTGGCTTTAAAATTTGAGCATCGAAGCAGCAAAGGCTGCAATTATGGCCCTCCCTATGAATGGCAAGTTTACAA TACTCTTGGTGGTATTCATGGGGTGCCACGTGTGCATTACAAGGGTCGACAAGGGGACTATTATGTTATG GTTATGGATATGCTGGGGCCAAGCTTATGGGATGTTTGGAATAATAATTCACATAC AATGTCGATTGAAATGGTTGCCTGTATTGCTATTGAAGCAATATCCATTTTAGAGAAGATGCATTCTAAAgg TTATGTTCATGGAGATGTAAAGCCTGAGAACTTCTTGCTTGGTCCTCCTGGCACGCCCGAAGAGAAAAAACTCTTCCTTGTTGATCTTGGTTTAG CCACTAGGTGGAAAGACACATCTACCGGCCAGCATGTTGAATATGATCAGCGGCCTGATGTTTTCAG GGGAACAGTACGTTATGCTAGCGTCCATGCACATTTAGGAAGAACAGGAAGCAGGAGGGATGATTTAGAATCCCTTGCGTACACACTCGTCTTTCTACTTCGTGGCCGTCTACCCTGGCAAGGATACCAG ggagaaaataaaggatttctTGTCTGCAAAAAGAAAATGGCCACTTCCCCAGATTCCCTATGTTGTTTCTGTCCACAACCTTTCAGACAATTTGTCGAGTATGTGGTCAACTTAAAGTTTGATGAGGAACCTAATTATGCCAAATGCATCTCTCTTTTTGATGGCATAGTAGGCCCGAACCCAGACATAAGGCCAATCAACACTGATGGTGCTCAAAAG CTTATATATCAGGTTGGTCAAAAGAGAGGCCGGTTGATGATGgaagatgaggatgatgagCAACCAAAGAAAAAGGTTAGGATGGGGATGCCGGCGACTCAATGGATTAGTGTCTATAATGCCCGGCGACCTATGAAACAAAG GTATCACTACAATGTTGCTGATGCTAGACTTGGACAACATATTGAGAAAGGGAATGAAGACGGTCTTTTTATCAGCTGTGTTGCTTCTTGCACAAATCTTTGGGCACTTATTATGGATGCGGGCACTGGATTTACTGCTCAAGTTTATGAGCTGTCAGCTAATTTTCTTCATAAA GAATGGATAATGGAGCAATGGGAGAAAAACTATTACATTAGTGCCTTAGCTGGGGCAAACAATGGAAGCTCTTTGGTGGTGATGTCTAAAG GTACCCAGTATGCTCAGCAATCTTACAAAGTCAGTGATTCTTTTCCTTTTAAGTGGATAAACAAAAAATGGAGAGAGGGTTTCTATGTAACTGCCATGGCCACTGCTGGAAGTAGATGGGGAGTTGTCATGTCTCGAAATGCTGGCTTTACTGATCAG GTTGTTGAACTCGACTTCTTATACCCTAGCGAAGGTATCCATCGAAGGTGGGACGGTGGTTATCGCATCACTGCTACAGCTGCAACATGGGACCAGGCTGCA TTCGTCTTAAGTGTGCCCAGGAGGAAGCCATTAGATGAAACACAAGAGACTCTTAGGACTTCTGCTTTTCCAAGTCAGCATGTGAAG GAGAAATGGGCGAAAAATCTTTACATCGCGTCTGTATGCTATGGTCGAACAGTCTCATGA
- the LOC120251656 gene encoding golgin-84 isoform X1 produces the protein MASWLKVAEDLLEVVDRRAKLVVSELSDEQSGTQPSGSTGHEAPARGVRAKEKGHSRVSSNGIPKNIKPGKEESVQLLVPSVNREKSEIPPSENAVVANADIIAEVSTDPLSETSKENIEASDVPLEEAQNEKGDDEAANLTEVPVTDNGNEITTSSTIDDASDLNSNDRLEKPFVGNGDDNIVGDLSQDTELKVDSADKDASMLVDQGELESATVKSEITGSTKKIDRDPLPDPSQKMKPFENKINASTMKIQEQLDEAQGLLQSTKSTGQSKEARLARVCAGLSSRLQEYKAENAQLEELLVAERELCNSYEVRIKQLQQELSAFKSEAARAESSMSEALAVKNSEIDALVNSLEVLKKQASASEGKATSLQVNMEEIMRSRELTETRMMQALREELSSAERRAEEERAAHNATKMAAVEREVELEHRALEASNALARIQRAADDSQSRAMDLEHKLALLEVENSSLTQKLEELEVRSRRGQKKTSEEASQILQMQAWQEEVERARQGQRDAESKISSMEVELQKMRVEMAGMKRDAEHYSRQEHIELEKRYRELTDLLYHKQTQLEAMASEKAAAEFQLEKEAKRLQDAQAEAERSRAYRRSSSVWEEDTDLKALEPLPLHNRHMAAANVQLQKAAKLLDSGAVRATRFLWRYPIARLIVLFYLVFVHFFLMYLLHRLQEQADDFASRELAASMGLKNSSLL, from the exons ATGGCTTCTTGGCTTAAGGTCGCTGAAG ACTTGCTGGAAGTTGTGGATAGAAGAGCAAAACTTGTTGTGAGTGAGTTGTCAGATGAGCAGTCTGGCACACAACCATCAG GATCTACTGGTCATGAGGCTCCAGCCAGAGGAGTACGAGCGAAGGAGAAG GGTCACTCAAGAGTTTCTAGTAatggcattccaaaaaatatCAAACCTGGAAAGGAGGAAAGTGTACAACTATTGGTTCCATCTGTAAACCGTGAAAAATCTGAGATTCCTCCATCTGAAAATGCTGTGGTTGCTAATGCTGATATTATTGCTGAAGTGAGCACAGATCCACTATCTGAAACTAGTAAGGAGAATATAGAAGCTTCTgatgttcctttggaagaagctCAAAATGAGAAAGGTGATGATGAAGCTGCCAATTTGACAGAGGTTCCAGTTACAGACAATGGCAATGAGATCACAACTTCCTCTACTATTGATGATGCCTCTGATTTAAACTCAAATGATAGGTTGGAAAAGCCATTTGTAGGCAATGGAGATGACAATATTGTTGGCGATCTTTCCCAAGATACTGAACTTAAAGTTGATTCTGCTGATAAGGATGCATCTATGCTGGTTGACCAAGGTGAACTGGAATCTGCAACAGTGAAAAGCGAGATCACTGGCAGCaccaaaaaaattgatagagATCCATTGCCAGACCCTTCACAGAAGATGAAGCCTTTTGAGAATAAGATTAATGCTTCCACCATGAAAATTCAAGAACAACTTGATGAG GCTCAGGGACTACTGCAGAGTACAAAGTCTACTGGTCAGTCGAAAGAAGCTAGATTAGCCAGA GTTTGTGCTGGGCTCTCATCTCGCCTTCAAGAGTACAAAGCAGAGAATGCACAGTTGGAGGAACTTCTTGTTGCAGAG AGAGAACTTTGTAATTCGTATGAAGTTCGCATAAAGCAGCTTCAACAAGAACTATCCGCATTTAAGTCAGAAGCAGCTCGAGCAGAATCAAGTATGTCTGAGGCTTTGGCTGTGAAAAACTCTGAAATTGATGCTCTTGTGAACTCACTTGAAGTTCTGAAGAAACAAGCTTCTGCATCTGAAGGAAAGGCCACATCTTTACAG GTTAATATGGAGGAGATTATGAGGAGCCGAGAGCTAACTGAAACTCGGATGATGCAG gcTTTACGAGAAGAGCTTTCTTCTGCAGAGCGTCGAGCTGAAGAAGAGCGAGCTGCACATAATGCCACGAAAATG GCAGCAGTGGAAAGAGAAGTTGAACTGGAACATCGAGCCCTTGAAGCGTCCAATGCTCTTGCACGAATCCAG AGAGCAGCAGATGACAGCCAATCTAGGGCAATGGATCTTGAACATAAACTTGCTTTGCTTGAG GTTGAAAACTCATCTCTGACCCAGAAACTGGAGGAATTGGAAGTTCGTTCTCGTCGTGGGCAGAAGAAGACATCTGAAGAAGCTAGTCAGATCCTTCAG ATGCAGGCATGGCAGGAAGAGGTGGAGCGTGCACGTCAAGGCCAAAGGGATGCGGAGAGCAAGATCTCTTCTATGGAG GTTGAGCTACAAAAGATGAGGGTGGAAATGGCTGGAATGAAAAGGGATGCCGAACATTATTCACGTCAG GAACACATTGAGTTAGAGAAACGATACAGAGAGCTGACTGATTTATTG tATCACAAGCAAACACAGCTAGAAGCCATGGCCAGTGAAAAGGCTGCTGCAGAGTTCCAACTAGAGAAAGAGGCAAAACGGCTTCAAGATGCACAG GCTGAAGCAGAAAGAAGTAGAGCTTACCGTCGATCATCTTCTGTATGGGAGGAAGACACTGATTTAAAAGCTCTTGA GCCTCTCCCCTTGCATAATAGACATATGGCTGCAGCCAATGTTCAG TTGCAAAAAGCTGCTAAGCTTTTGGACTCAGGAGCTGTTAGGGCAACTAGATTTCTGTGGCGGTATCCAATTGCTCGACTGATTGTACTCTTTTATCTG GTCTTTGTGCATTTCTTCTTGATGTATTTGTTGCATCGTCTTCAG GAACAAGCAGACGATTTTGCCTCGAGAGAGCTTGCAGCTTCAATGGGTCTTAAGAATTCAAGCTTGTTGTAA
- the LOC120251159 gene encoding protein SAWADEE HOMEODOMAIN HOMOLOG 1-like, which yields MGKPLRNQGRNLTPRFTRSEIKEMEKLLDEQRGELVDESFCQKLTEKFNALGRDESRAIKVKQVQRWFQSRLRIQVMETTPSPVDSKETVVVLESSSDTLKDSDQKVPDILELEFEAKSSRDGAWYDVGTFLAHRVLSSGEPEVRVRFQGFGPEEDEWVHVKRAVRERSIPLESSECHKVEMGDLVLCFQENSDQATYYDAHVLEIQRKQHDIRGCRCLFLIRYDHDRTEERVHHARLCRRPSNRAHNVAEM from the exons ATGGGGAAGCCCTTGCGGAACCAAGGCCGGAACCTTACTCCACGCTTCACTCGATCCGAG ATCAAAGAAATGGAGAAACTGCTTGATGAGCAAAGGGGTGAACTAGTAGATGAAAGTTTCTGTCAGAAGCTTACTGAGAAATTCAA CGCTTTAGGACGAGATGAAAGCAGAGCTATCAAAGTGAAACAG GTGCAAAGATGGTTCCAGAGCAGGCTGAGAATTCAAGTGATGGAAACTACTCCCTCTCCAGTTGACTCAAAAGAAACAGTTGTAGTACTTGAGAGTTCATCTGACACACTCAAAG atTCTGACCAGAAGGTTCCAGACATTTTGGAGTTGGAGTTTGAAGCCAAATCCTCAAGGGATGGGGCATG GTATGATGTTGGTACATTCCTTGCACACAGAGTTCTGAGTTCAGGGGAACCG GAAGTCCGGGTGAGGTTTCAAGGATTTGGTCCAGAGGAAGATGAGTGGGTACATGTTAAGAGGGCAGTACGTGAGCGTTCTATCCCGTTAGAATCTTCTGAATGCCATAAAGTTGAAATGGGAGATCTTGTTCTCTGCTTCCAG GAGAATAGTGACCAAGCTACTTACTATGATGCTCATGTCTTGGAAATCCAAAGGAAACAGCATGATATAAGAGGCTGCAGGTGTCTCTTTCTTATCCGTTATGATCATGATCGAACAGAG GAAAGAGTGCATCATGCCAGATTGTGCCGTCGGCCTTCAAATCGAGCTCATAATGTAGCTGAAATGTAA
- the LOC120251656 gene encoding golgin-84 isoform X2, with protein sequence MSSLAHNHQDLLVMRLQPEEYERRRRLSGHSRVSSNGIPKNIKPGKEESVQLLVPSVNREKSEIPPSENAVVANADIIAEVSTDPLSETSKENIEASDVPLEEAQNEKGDDEAANLTEVPVTDNGNEITTSSTIDDASDLNSNDRLEKPFVGNGDDNIVGDLSQDTELKVDSADKDASMLVDQGELESATVKSEITGSTKKIDRDPLPDPSQKMKPFENKINASTMKIQEQLDEAQGLLQSTKSTGQSKEARLARVCAGLSSRLQEYKAENAQLEELLVAERELCNSYEVRIKQLQQELSAFKSEAARAESSMSEALAVKNSEIDALVNSLEVLKKQASASEGKATSLQVNMEEIMRSRELTETRMMQALREELSSAERRAEEERAAHNATKMAAVEREVELEHRALEASNALARIQRAADDSQSRAMDLEHKLALLEVENSSLTQKLEELEVRSRRGQKKTSEEASQILQMQAWQEEVERARQGQRDAESKISSMEVELQKMRVEMAGMKRDAEHYSRQEHIELEKRYRELTDLLYHKQTQLEAMASEKAAAEFQLEKEAKRLQDAQAEAERSRAYRRSSSVWEEDTDLKALEPLPLHNRHMAAANVQLQKAAKLLDSGAVRATRFLWRYPIARLIVLFYLVFVHFFLMYLLHRLQEQADDFASRELAASMGLKNSSLL encoded by the exons ATGAGCAGTCTGGCACACAACCATCAG GATCTACTGGTCATGAGGCTCCAGCCAGAGGAGTACGAGCGAAGGAGAAGGTTGTCT GGTCACTCAAGAGTTTCTAGTAatggcattccaaaaaatatCAAACCTGGAAAGGAGGAAAGTGTACAACTATTGGTTCCATCTGTAAACCGTGAAAAATCTGAGATTCCTCCATCTGAAAATGCTGTGGTTGCTAATGCTGATATTATTGCTGAAGTGAGCACAGATCCACTATCTGAAACTAGTAAGGAGAATATAGAAGCTTCTgatgttcctttggaagaagctCAAAATGAGAAAGGTGATGATGAAGCTGCCAATTTGACAGAGGTTCCAGTTACAGACAATGGCAATGAGATCACAACTTCCTCTACTATTGATGATGCCTCTGATTTAAACTCAAATGATAGGTTGGAAAAGCCATTTGTAGGCAATGGAGATGACAATATTGTTGGCGATCTTTCCCAAGATACTGAACTTAAAGTTGATTCTGCTGATAAGGATGCATCTATGCTGGTTGACCAAGGTGAACTGGAATCTGCAACAGTGAAAAGCGAGATCACTGGCAGCaccaaaaaaattgatagagATCCATTGCCAGACCCTTCACAGAAGATGAAGCCTTTTGAGAATAAGATTAATGCTTCCACCATGAAAATTCAAGAACAACTTGATGAG GCTCAGGGACTACTGCAGAGTACAAAGTCTACTGGTCAGTCGAAAGAAGCTAGATTAGCCAGA GTTTGTGCTGGGCTCTCATCTCGCCTTCAAGAGTACAAAGCAGAGAATGCACAGTTGGAGGAACTTCTTGTTGCAGAG AGAGAACTTTGTAATTCGTATGAAGTTCGCATAAAGCAGCTTCAACAAGAACTATCCGCATTTAAGTCAGAAGCAGCTCGAGCAGAATCAAGTATGTCTGAGGCTTTGGCTGTGAAAAACTCTGAAATTGATGCTCTTGTGAACTCACTTGAAGTTCTGAAGAAACAAGCTTCTGCATCTGAAGGAAAGGCCACATCTTTACAG GTTAATATGGAGGAGATTATGAGGAGCCGAGAGCTAACTGAAACTCGGATGATGCAG gcTTTACGAGAAGAGCTTTCTTCTGCAGAGCGTCGAGCTGAAGAAGAGCGAGCTGCACATAATGCCACGAAAATG GCAGCAGTGGAAAGAGAAGTTGAACTGGAACATCGAGCCCTTGAAGCGTCCAATGCTCTTGCACGAATCCAG AGAGCAGCAGATGACAGCCAATCTAGGGCAATGGATCTTGAACATAAACTTGCTTTGCTTGAG GTTGAAAACTCATCTCTGACCCAGAAACTGGAGGAATTGGAAGTTCGTTCTCGTCGTGGGCAGAAGAAGACATCTGAAGAAGCTAGTCAGATCCTTCAG ATGCAGGCATGGCAGGAAGAGGTGGAGCGTGCACGTCAAGGCCAAAGGGATGCGGAGAGCAAGATCTCTTCTATGGAG GTTGAGCTACAAAAGATGAGGGTGGAAATGGCTGGAATGAAAAGGGATGCCGAACATTATTCACGTCAG GAACACATTGAGTTAGAGAAACGATACAGAGAGCTGACTGATTTATTG tATCACAAGCAAACACAGCTAGAAGCCATGGCCAGTGAAAAGGCTGCTGCAGAGTTCCAACTAGAGAAAGAGGCAAAACGGCTTCAAGATGCACAG GCTGAAGCAGAAAGAAGTAGAGCTTACCGTCGATCATCTTCTGTATGGGAGGAAGACACTGATTTAAAAGCTCTTGA GCCTCTCCCCTTGCATAATAGACATATGGCTGCAGCCAATGTTCAG TTGCAAAAAGCTGCTAAGCTTTTGGACTCAGGAGCTGTTAGGGCAACTAGATTTCTGTGGCGGTATCCAATTGCTCGACTGATTGTACTCTTTTATCTG GTCTTTGTGCATTTCTTCTTGATGTATTTGTTGCATCGTCTTCAG GAACAAGCAGACGATTTTGCCTCGAGAGAGCTTGCAGCTTCAATGGGTCTTAAGAATTCAAGCTTGTTGTAA